Proteins found in one Pelobates fuscus isolate aPelFus1 chromosome 10, aPelFus1.pri, whole genome shotgun sequence genomic segment:
- the LOC134574663 gene encoding olfactory receptor 5AR1-like: MYIFLCNLSFIDISYTSTILPKLLDMVLTQCKTISFLECFIQVYFFMSFACTEFLLLAAMAYDRYVAICHPLRYSILMSPKRCAYLLLAVWIAGFLDPVIHTSFIVNLSFCSSYNIDHFYCDVSPLLTITCSDTFTISIWNYINGTLIGISSFTYTLVSYVFIITAILNIQSAGGRRKAFSTCASHMTSVIIFYGTMISMYIRPTSTYSPQQDKFFALLYVVCIPMLNPLIYTLKNKDFHHVFKKLETKISLNKRNITFLF; this comes from the coding sequence ATGTACATCTTCTTGTGTAACCTATCATTCATTGATATCTCATACACATCAACCATTCTACCCAAACTGTTGGACATGGTTCTCACTCAATGTAAGACCATATCATTTCTAGAGTGCTTTATTCAGGTGTATTTTTTCATGTCCTTTGCTTGTACAGAATTCTTATTACTGGCTGCCATGGCTTATGATCGCTATGTAGCAATCTGTCACCCTCTACGGTACTCAATACTTATGAGTCCAAAGCGATGTGCTTATTTATTACTTGCAGTATGGATAGCAGGTTTTCTTGATCCTGTTATACACACTTCTTTTATAGTTAACTTGTCCTTCTGTTCATCCTACAACATTGACCACTTTTACTGTGATGTTTCTCCATTACTTACGATTACCTGCAGTGATACCTTTACCATTAGTATTTGGAACTATATTAATGGGACTCTTATAGGTATCAGTTCATTTACATATACATTGGTATCATATGTCTTTATTATTACTGCCATCCTAAATATTCAGTCAGCAGGTGGTCGACGTAAAGCATTTTCTACCTGTGCCTCTCACATGACCAGTGTTATCATCTTTTATGGAACAATGATCAGTATGTATATCAGACCAACATCTACATATTCTCCACAGCAAGACAAGTTTTTTGCTCTTTTATACGTTGTATGTATTCCAATGCTGAATCCCCTTATATATACCCTGAAGAATAAAGACTTTCATCATGTCTTCAAAAAGTTGGAAACAAAAATCTCATTAAACAAAAGAAATATTACTTTCCTTTTTTAA